In Ornithodoros turicata isolate Travis unplaced genomic scaffold, ASM3712646v1 Chromosome31, whole genome shotgun sequence, the genomic window AAACCCTTTTAAGACAGGGTGGGCGCTTGTATCAAGCGCCTCAGGAGTAACTTGGCTGTCGCCGTAAAGTCAACTACACTACACCATAGTCAATAGCCACACAGACTACACTACTGCAGGCAGGTTGTCCTTCGCTGCCTGTGTTCTTCGCTCCCATTCTCGTAGGTGGCGCTTGGTGCTTGCGCTGGGTGGGAGAGACCGCCACAtggcattattggggagaggaaatcacccttgccaccgccttgtctgctacgcagggatacataggctgcttcgtcgttgtcaacacagcctaccatacatcgccgcggtttcgacaagtcacgtggcaacgaatagtgcgagctagcgccaaatcccatagccaagcggcgattgccagtaCTACTACCCCGGTTCTGGGAGCATTGcggctgtccaggtctctagtatagtagtaggtcatggtaCATATACCCATATACCTTGGCGAATACTTTGGAAACCATGGGGTGAGTAACAACTAGCAGTTTACTGTAAGGAAAGGGGAAATGGGAGTGGTCAGTTCACCATTTCTTCCTGACCGGCCTTGTGAATCTTCATCATGGACCTGTACCAACAAGCCCGTCTTGATACGTTGAGTACTTTGGAAaagatggaaattgatgttctgagcctggaacacagaAGCAAGAACAACACAACACGTATCAATACattagggaacacgaagggacagacacaacacgaagtatCAGtcacagctgtgtttgagacttctgGGTtctacattatgcatcaacttcaccagctcgcttgctatctTTTCATTGACGATTCTATACTTTCGTCGCATACTTTACCCACAACCATTTGCACTGCAGCACCATGTTTCGCATTCTACGACTTTTATCATTCGCAAGTTATCAAAATATATGTCATCTCTTAGCCAGGTTTTGTCTGGGTTACAGTACAACATATTCTCTGCAGAGAATTTtggttatatatattttatggTTTATTTTGGGGGGTCATTTTAGAGCGTGCCTGGTGCATGGTCTGGTCGCCATGGGTGCCACGTGCCACTATACCCACCACTACgagttagagccctgcaccatccgcggatggaagcggatatccgcaagatacttgcggattcggatgaaaatttagcacttcctgcggtgtgcggatcggatgcggatataccgcgtgctgtaacttttcgaccagcaatttatttgtattgtgcgccgacagcgagcgcgtGCACCTTTGatcatgcacggccaagacgggagaggaggcattctggcatctcgaaccacgcgagcaccggcgaggtagcgttccacgcgttccagaaatctctccatatcgcgtttgttgaaagaaAGGGgcacctttgcttgtcgtcgtgagtccttccgtgacagctagcatggaggcatccgaaattataccaacatgcttcctgcggtgtttacgcgtccttcgaaacgggCGGAGTTTTGCGGAttggatgcggataacgtgtgcgcggatgcgggtcggacgcggtgccaaaaatctcatccgcgcagggcagGGCTCTACGAGTCTTCTTCTGgcgcttggcttggcttggccgctGCTTGGCTACTTCGGTGGTTTGGCCGTTTGGTCGGTTTGGTTTTCAGCTGTTGTTGAAAAGCAGTGGAAACATGGAGTTGTCTGCGTCCCTTACGCGAGGTGTGACTAAAGCTGGAAACAAAGCTGAAATAGGTGACAGCGAGTATGCGCAGCTTGTGACCATGATTTTCCAAGTGGCTGTATCGCGCGATTTTGAAGGACATGCCTTCGACGGTCGCGGCGACCTGCAAGATGCTGTGAAGGAGGCTGGGGCTGGTCTCCTAGCGCTAATCGTTGAGAGCGCAAAGAGAGACTTTGATGAGTCCTTGTTACGGCTCCAGCTGGAAGAGTGCAAGATGCCCGGCGACCGCGTCAATGTTATTCTCGAAAATTACAAGAAACATAAACACGCGATTCGTATGAGACTCAGTGAGCTAAGCACTGGACGACCTCCTCACTTAGTGGGCGTTGACTGGGCAATGGATTACCGCGTGAAGCATGGACATTTGACTCGTTTAGATGAACCCGTTTTCCGAGTTAACCTTGGAAATGACGCCACGTCGTTTGAATGTAACCTGGCGCAAATGCAGGACTTGGTTCACACGCTCAGAGATGCTGTGAAGTGTGTTCAGGGGAAAGTGCAAGGCGACGTTGCCTGAAGATTGAGACATTTACGTGCGATGGATGTATTATATGTAACAAAAAGCACTGAAAACAGCACTGTTCGCATGAATCGTAAAAATGTTGCTCGTATGGTCGCCacttttccccctcttttttCACTGGTGAAAGCGGGGCGACCTGCCTACCATAAGACCCAGTATTTCGAGGTGTGTGTGCCAGGAAAGGATAAACCTTTAGGTCTCAACTGGACTCCCACAAATAGGGCTGGGTTACGAGATGCTGTGTGATCAGGGCGAGTCCTTCATTAGTTTACGTGGCATAGCCAATCCACACCCATAAAGGCCAGGAAACCAAGTGAGCAGGCATTTCAAGAGGGTGTAACCTTTTTATTTTGCTATATTTTCCTATCCAtctcaaaatacaagagatgcCAAAGTGCACCCACACATTGGAGGCCTGCATCACAATGTGTCGCCTTGAGCATCTTTAGAGAGTTGGTtgtatcactttttttttcttccacaagGTTCTAGAGATGATGTTGTACATGACTGATTTTCACCCCCTCTCCACAAAGTGGTAGAATCAATGACCCTTTTGTGTGATGGAGAGCTATATGTACCATAAATACCCAGTCCCATCCCCCCCACTTCATCCATCACTGCGGCATCCATAAAACTGCCTGTATGGACAAAACTCGATATCTAAGCTCAGGTTCCTACAAATGTTAGTACGTGGCCTTGGAGGCCAGACAGAAATGAGATGGCAATGGGTAAAAAAAAACTCAGTGCTCCAAGTTGTGGCAAAACTGTTGAATCCCAGGTTCTGCAGAAATTTGTCAAATTATTTTCCCACAGTATTTCGAATGCTGCCCGTGTAGGCCAACCCCAAAGCACTACACGAAAATAATGGTGCGACAGATCTTAACGTATTCAAGATCATTTTGCACTAGGCTGCTGGTTCAGTAACTTACCTGTACACCAAACATGTTTGTTCTGTCTGGCCTTCGATCACAACTCTCTGTATAGTCCAAGGAAACTCTGTTTAAATTATGTCCATATTCATGAACCAATGAAGAGTCCCTGATGCAGTACGCAGGTATGCTTCGCCGATATAGCACTCCTGTTGACAATTTGTCACTCACAGACTTTTCGTTAACAGCCGTATTTCGGATAATTGCTTGGGCATCGGTGAGACTTAAATTCTGTGTTTGTCTTAATTGTTTGTTCAGCATCTGCAATTTACATTAAGTTGAACTGAGAAGTGGTAAAATGTGGCCAGCATACACACGCAAAACAAAAATCCCAAACATAAAACGATAAAATTAAACACTAAAACTACGATCCAGTGCAGTGCCTAGCACCTAAATATGTAGAGTTACAACTGCAACTAGCCTTCTTGCTTTATGTTTTCCCAAATTTGAGAAATAAAAATTCGACATTGTTCTGTAACAAAGACTTGTTGCAACAGCCACAGTGAGACTTTGCAGACAGATATATAAAATGTGTAAAGTTGCATCATATGCCAACAAAAGTGTGCAATGTTGTTATTACTCATTGGTTTGATGAACAGCTCACGTTCTCCCTGTATTTACAGAAGGATTATCATGTGACCTTTCCTTCCAGTATACCAGGACTTCTCTTGTATATGACTTGCAATGACTGGCAATTCTTTCTATAGAACGGAAGTAACGATATGCATATGCAGGGTTCTTTGAGCGTAACTCAGAACTGTACTCAGTGATACTGCCAGCTCTACATGCAGAAATTTATTCAGTGTGAACTCTGAGGCAACGTGAGCTTCAGAACTAACCCCTAAAAGCATTTTCcatacgaaaaaaagaaaaaagtgtttCTCTACAGTGCACAGATATGCAACACCCATtgaaaaaactaaaaaaaaactcaaaagTTCCCTGCCTTGGCCCATGTACTGTTCatcttttttcctttctgttcTTTTTCAGTACGTTTCAAGCAGCATTATGAGGCACGGCATCAAGTTCCAATCAATGTTTTAATTTGTATCTTTCATGTTGGCTTTGGGGCATGGAATGAAATAATTTTAAATTTAAAACTTACATTAACATCTTTATTAATAAAATTAATACCATATGGCAAACTGAATGGGAATAGAGCTCACAAAGTTTGCAAACTAGAAATTTCCTTTGCATGATTCAACCCAGCTTGGCTAAAACACACCTTTTCCACTCTCCATGAATCCACACATCTACAATGCAATAATTATCCTGTAAATTATTATAGTGAACCTAAAAACGCGGTCTCGCATGGcaaaaataaagaataaaatAGTGCTAAGGGTGCAATGATGATGAGCACAATACCTTACTCTCGctctcgctttcttttttttgcatatagtttttttgcaacaacaacaaagggaaAAAATGCATCCTAAGAAATGTAAGAATGGAGATATTTCTTGCAACATGACTGCTTACTTCAACACTTCTTggactttctctttcctttgtcATGTTGTGTGACCTGTTCAAGGCATCCTACCCACTCACCAAAAGCAAGCGCATACTTGCACAGTGCAATCCTGTTAATTCAAACCCACCTAATTTTGACTTCTGGATGTTTTACGCTGACACTTGGGCCCTGTCACAGTCGTGTACGGTTTTTGAAAGGGGGAAAACGCCCGGTGATTCAAACGTGTGACTGTGCACAACGTTTTATTTGAACGAGATGGGCCAGGCGCATTGGACAATGCTCTCGTCCGGCAGCATCAGGGGCACGTGTACTTATTAATTGTTAAGTTTCCTTATTAGTACTTATATGGCCAATACTTGTGCCAGAGGAAGTAGGAGCAAGGAATGAAGCAACGTAATGGCACACGTAAACTCGAGAAGCAAGGTACAATGCCTGTTGTTCGTGAGCCATCAAAGCTAGTACCATTAGTACCATGCTTTAAGGGGATCAATGTCACTCCTGTTGACTACACAGCAAGCAAAAAGGCGTGGTCGACAGTCG contains:
- the LOC135373714 gene encoding COMM domain-containing protein 3-like, translating into MELSASLTRGVTKAGNKAEIGDSEYAQLVTMIFQVAVSRDFEGHAFDGRGDLQDAVKEAGAGLLALIVESAKRDFDESLLRLQLEECKMPGDRVNVILENYKKHKHAIRMRLSELSTGRPPHLVGVDWAMDYRVKHGHLTRLDEPVFRVNLGNDATSFECNLAQMQDLVHTLRDAVKCVQGKVQGDVA